A part of Vulcanisaeta moutnovskia 768-28 genomic DNA contains:
- a CDS encoding mandelate racemase/muconate lactonizing enzyme family protein — protein sequence MSEPTIKSVRVLTVMGNFEWPIVKVELSNGLVGYGECHRGPGIREILRRIEELIRGREVNVEYLLRLVRKHIPNSEWGVVNNAISGLEMALWDLKGKLTGLPIYELLGGKVRDRVAVYADLHAGAGIIETGGKRWVELASTEVAYNVENYIKRAREAMSMGFRYIKFDVDVPENMMETEFDRTFGMRIVKFVTSFIGGVREAIKYDVDIMIDGHWAFSVPTAIAIARELAKYDVFWFEDPVPPENINAMREVKLKSPVPIATGEKLYRFSQFRELIEKGATDIIHPDVQRLGGLLEMRKIAYLAEEYYVPVAIHNISSPIGTMANAHVAVTIGDFIAIEWHAIDLPWWPDMVKEGMIIRDGYVTPPKKPGLGVDLNERIATEHAKDPSEVKEFL from the coding sequence ATGAGTGAACCAACCATTAAATCGGTTAGGGTTTTGACCGTTATGGGGAATTTCGAGTGGCCTATTGTGAAGGTTGAGCTTAGTAATGGACTTGTTGGTTATGGTGAGTGCCATAGGGGTCCAGGTATTAGGGAGATTTTGAGGAGGATTGAGGAGTTGATCAGGGGTAGGGAGGTTAATGTTGAGTACCTGCTAAGGCTCGTTAGAAAGCACATACCGAACTCCGAGTGGGGTGTCGTTAATAATGCAATTAGTGGATTAGAGATGGCACTTTGGGACCTGAAGGGTAAGTTAACGGGCCTTCCGATCTATGAACTGCTTGGTGGTAAGGTTAGGGATAGGGTCGCTGTTTATGCTGATCTGCACGCTGGTGCAGGTATCATTGAGACAGGTGGTAAGAGGTGGGTTGAGCTGGCCAGTACTGAGGTTGCCTACAACGTTGAGAATTACATAAAGAGGGCCAGGGAAGCAATGAGCATGGGGTTTAGGTACATTAAGTTTGATGTTGATGTGCCGGAGAACATGATGGAGACCGAGTTCGACAGAACCTTTGGCATGAGGATTGTTAAGTTCGTTACATCATTCATAGGTGGTGTTAGGGAGGCCATTAAGTACGATGTTGACATAATGATTGATGGGCACTGGGCATTCAGTGTGCCAACAGCCATAGCCATAGCCAGAGAGTTGGCTAAGTACGACGTCTTTTGGTTCGAGGATCCAGTACCACCGGAAAATATTAATGCCATGAGGGAGGTTAAGCTCAAGTCGCCGGTGCCCATAGCCACTGGAGAGAAGCTGTATAGGTTTTCACAGTTTAGGGAATTAATCGAGAAGGGAGCCACGGATATAATACACCCAGACGTGCAGAGACTCGGTGGTTTACTCGAGATGAGGAAGATAGCCTACCTGGCCGAGGAGTATTACGTGCCAGTCGCGATACATAATATTTCAAGCCCAATAGGAACCATGGCTAATGCCCACGTAGCAGTCACAATAGGGGACTTCATAGCCATTGAGTGGCATGCAATTGATCTGCCTTGGTGGCCTGACATGGTTAAGGAAGGCATGATAATTAGGGACGGCTATGTAACACCACCGAAAAAGCCAGGTCTCGGGGTTGATCTAAACGAGAGAATAGCCACAGAGCATGCCAAGGATCCAAGCGAGGTTAAGGAGTTCCTTTAA
- the deoC gene encoding deoxyribose-phosphate aldolase has protein sequence MEVNVVGLIDNTYLKSYGSTREIEALIEDTARYGAYSITINPIFLKYAREYMARKGYSFKVVAVVDFPFGAGTTEARVDAIKRYSQYADELDIVAPIGLVKSGLWSEVEHDINTVVETAHREGKIIKIIVEDAYTTREEKLELYKIVMQSKADFIKTSTGFEEKDYAEKLGNKTGAQIENVKLMAELSRKYNPRIGIKVAGGIRTYQQVLELMRAAEREPDPMRFRVGTSHMMGIIESMKSIH, from the coding sequence ATGGAGGTAAACGTAGTAGGTTTGATAGATAATACGTACTTAAAGTCCTATGGGTCAACGAGGGAGATTGAGGCCTTAATTGAAGATACGGCTAGGTACGGTGCATACTCAATAACGATAAACCCAATATTCCTTAAGTACGCCAGAGAGTACATGGCGCGTAAGGGCTATAGTTTCAAGGTTGTTGCCGTGGTCGACTTCCCATTTGGCGCAGGCACCACTGAGGCTAGGGTAGACGCCATTAAACGCTACTCTCAGTATGCGGATGAGCTTGACATTGTGGCTCCAATAGGTCTCGTAAAGTCTGGACTATGGAGTGAGGTTGAGCATGATATCAACACCGTGGTTGAGACTGCCCATAGGGAGGGTAAAATCATTAAAATAATTGTCGAGGATGCCTATACAACGAGGGAGGAGAAACTGGAGTTGTACAAGATCGTAATGCAATCCAAGGCTGACTTCATTAAGACGAGCACTGGATTTGAGGAGAAGGATTATGCGGAGAAACTCGGTAATAAGACTGGCGCTCAGATCGAGAACGTCAAATTAATGGCTGAGTTATCTAGGAAGTATAACCCGAGGATTGGGATTAAGGTTGCTGGTGGTATAAGGACTTATCAACAGGTTCTTGAGCTAATGAGGGCGGCCGAGAGGGAACCTGACCCGATGAGGTTTAGGGTTGGTACTAGCCACATGATGGGCATCATTGAGAGTATGAAGAGCATTCATTAA
- a CDS encoding 30S ribosomal protein S11 produces MSEKNTEKTTEEVQEESQPAQQPTQLPEIKPTQVSGARKLRWGVAYVYSSYNNTIIIITDLTGAETVARVSGGQVVKADRDKPSPYAAMMAAYKAAQIAMSRGINAVHIKVKAPGGYGPKTPGPGAAAAIRALARAGLIIGRIEDVTPIPTDTIRPPGGRRGRRV; encoded by the coding sequence ATGTCGGAGAAAAACACAGAGAAGACAACTGAGGAGGTTCAGGAAGAGTCGCAACCAGCACAACAACCGACACAGTTACCCGAGATAAAGCCAACACAGGTTAGTGGGGCTAGGAAGCTTAGGTGGGGCGTTGCATATGTTTACTCAAGTTATAATAATACAATAATAATTATTACTGATTTAACTGGTGCCGAGACCGTGGCAAGGGTTAGCGGTGGACAAGTGGTTAAGGCCGATAGGGATAAGCCCAGCCCATACGCTGCAATGATGGCTGCGTACAAGGCCGCCCAAATAGCCATGAGTAGAGGCATTAATGCAGTACACATAAAGGTTAAGGCGCCTGGTGGTTACGGCCCGAAGACGCCAGGACCTGGCGCGGCAGCTGCAATTAGGGCCTTGGCTAGGGCTGGCTTGATTATTGGCCGTATTGAGGATGTGACACCAATACCAACAGACACCATTAGACCACCTGGAGGTAGGCGTGGTAGGAGAGTGTAA
- a CDS encoding GNAT family N-acetyltransferase, which yields MNCDGSITVFIDGKELMSSAEQILRDFFGSAYRYARAVVDYGVGFVALAVVNGSSVGAAVYYSINVGLIRLCVIYYIAVIEECRGLGIGKVLMSTIEEICADSDVYIATTWFGNEPADRLYRSLGYVSYTWDELRRLIGKKAVDRLLKVTCGYDDDIAYVKPVADGNDVLSLLRRVVEGGSDDVDRLWRETCLGVWLRLRTGLQ from the coding sequence ATGAATTGTGACGGTTCAATTACGGTATTTATAGACGGTAAGGAGTTAATGAGTTCTGCCGAGCAGATATTGAGGGATTTCTTTGGTTCGGCCTATAGGTATGCTAGGGCGGTTGTTGATTATGGCGTTGGTTTTGTGGCGTTGGCCGTCGTTAATGGTTCGAGCGTTGGTGCCGCTGTTTATTACAGTATTAATGTTGGTCTCATTAGATTGTGCGTTATTTATTACATAGCCGTTATTGAGGAGTGTAGGGGCTTGGGTATCGGTAAGGTCTTGATGAGCACCATTGAGGAGATTTGTGCTGATTCTGATGTTTACATTGCAACCACTTGGTTTGGTAATGAACCTGCCGATAGGCTTTATAGGTCGTTGGGTTACGTCAGTTATACCTGGGATGAACTCAGGAGACTCATTGGTAAGAAAGCTGTTGATAGGTTGCTTAAGGTTACCTGTGGTTATGATGATGACATAGCCTACGTGAAACCTGTCGCTGATGGCAATGATGTATTGAGTCTTCTTAGGCGTGTTGTTGAGGGTGGGAGTGATGACGTTGATAGGCTTTGGCGTGAGACCTGCCTAGGTGTGTGGCTTAGGCTTAGGACTGGTCTTCAGTGA
- the radA gene encoding DNA repair and recombination protein RadA, which produces MPKGRKKVQEQEVEEEKEEEPVEEVEDTEEESGEGGTVVTATVSGGYPVVDVEEIEGVGRVTAQKLREAGYNTARDVAFASVKELADILGSEDRAKQIIAAAQKLIGLTPFITAYELYEKRRGIRRISTGVKALDELLGGGIETKAITELVGEFGSGKTQLCHQLSIIVQLPEDRGGLKAKALYVDTENTFRPERIMQIAKYRGLDPQEALRNILYARAYNSDHQMMIIEESKKIIEKENIGLIVIDSLVAHFRSEYPGRENLAERQQKLNHHIAQLLRIADIYNVAVVVTNQVVAQPDVFFGNPLKPAGGNVIAHGATYRVWLRKGKENVRIAKIFDSPYHPEREVTFRITEEGVVD; this is translated from the coding sequence ATGCCAAAGGGGAGGAAGAAAGTGCAGGAGCAGGAAGTTGAGGAAGAGAAGGAGGAGGAACCTGTCGAGGAGGTTGAGGACACAGAAGAGGAAAGCGGTGAGGGAGGTACTGTTGTGACTGCGACAGTTAGTGGTGGTTATCCAGTTGTTGATGTTGAGGAAATTGAGGGTGTTGGTAGAGTCACTGCCCAAAAGCTTAGGGAGGCTGGCTATAACACGGCTAGGGACGTGGCCTTCGCAAGCGTTAAAGAACTCGCTGATATACTTGGTAGTGAGGATAGGGCTAAACAAATCATTGCTGCTGCCCAGAAACTCATTGGTTTAACGCCATTCATAACTGCCTACGAACTTTACGAAAAGAGGAGGGGCATCAGGAGGATTAGTACTGGCGTTAAGGCACTTGATGAATTACTTGGTGGTGGTATTGAGACTAAGGCAATTACGGAGTTAGTTGGTGAGTTCGGTAGTGGTAAGACGCAGCTTTGTCATCAGTTGAGCATCATTGTTCAATTACCCGAGGACAGGGGAGGCTTAAAGGCTAAGGCACTATATGTTGATACTGAGAATACGTTTAGACCCGAGAGGATCATGCAGATAGCCAAGTACAGAGGTTTGGACCCACAGGAGGCTCTTAGGAATATACTCTATGCCAGGGCTTATAACAGTGATCATCAAATGATGATTATTGAGGAGAGTAAGAAGATTATCGAGAAGGAGAACATAGGCTTGATAGTCATTGACTCATTAGTTGCCCACTTCAGGAGTGAGTACCCTGGTAGGGAGAACCTGGCCGAGAGACAGCAGAAGCTTAATCACCACATTGCACAGTTGCTTAGGATTGCCGATATATACAACGTGGCCGTAGTCGTTACTAATCAAGTGGTTGCACAACCAGACGTATTCTTTGGGAATCCGCTAAAGCCTGCTGGCGGTAATGTGATTGCCCATGGAGCTACGTACAGGGTTTGGTTGAGGAAGGGTAAGGAGAATGTTAGGATTGCCAAGATATTTGACTCGCCATATCACCCTGAGAGGGAAGTTACGTTTAGGATTACTGAGGAAGGCGTCGTTGATTAA
- a CDS encoding aspartyl protease, whose amino-acid sequence MGFVKVRASIFNPAAPEKTVEVDGIVDTEAIFTVIRKDILESLGIKPIDRMRFKAFGGYVEHDVGEAGLVIMGKKRVVPVIFGETEDTIVIGVTALEIFGLEVDLVRGTLKETELLLL is encoded by the coding sequence ATGGGATTTGTGAAGGTTAGGGCTAGTATATTCAACCCAGCAGCGCCGGAGAAGACCGTGGAAGTTGATGGTATTGTAGATACTGAGGCTATCTTTACGGTGATCCGTAAAGACATACTTGAGTCACTTGGTATAAAGCCCATTGATAGGATGAGGTTTAAGGCATTTGGTGGCTATGTTGAGCATGACGTTGGGGAAGCAGGATTAGTGATCATGGGCAAGAAAAGAGTTGTACCTGTAATATTTGGTGAGACTGAGGATACGATAGTAATTGGCGTAACTGCGCTCGAGATTTTCGGGCTTGAGGTGGATCTGGTCAGGGGAACGCTTAAGGAGACTGAATTACTCCTGCTTTAA
- a CDS encoding radical SAM protein, whose product MINFSRLWIWRYIRDKLPWYYEVAINRKPAKYLIAARVPVNEKLTELSEDELWREFDRALNDFLELWRRVKYNEVDIRNMPKASPSLLDLTAEITRRMIRHCEFCEWRCRVDRVGGKRLGVCMLDSTSRVSTYFHHLGEELPLRGVMGSGTIFFTSCNFRCAFCQNADISRDRFNGVVMNPRQIASAAVILRLEGVHNINWVGGEPTPHLHNIVETIRLIANQGIKVLEGLSNDEYDAVLSVKADFIPYNFSRDWASYDNELNVPMLWNSNFYMTVETTKLLRVLMDIWLPDFKYGNNKCAFRISRIPRYFEVVSRNHKLVYDWGEDMIIRHLVMPGHVEDDSKPVLKWIADNMPGVLVNIMDQYRPENETDPDSPRFNPEFRELARRPSREELMEVYRYARDLGLNFELISFEKRIDIKYLGDEDSLIERLDNL is encoded by the coding sequence GTGATTAATTTCTCGAGGTTGTGGATTTGGAGGTACATCAGGGACAAACTTCCTTGGTATTACGAGGTAGCCATTAATAGGAAGCCCGCTAAATATCTAATAGCCGCGCGAGTACCGGTTAATGAGAAGCTGACTGAGCTAAGTGAGGACGAGTTGTGGAGGGAGTTCGATAGGGCCTTGAACGACTTCCTTGAGCTATGGCGCAGGGTCAAGTACAATGAGGTGGATATCAGGAACATGCCCAAGGCGTCACCGTCATTACTAGACTTAACTGCAGAGATCACTAGGAGGATGATTAGGCATTGCGAGTTCTGTGAGTGGCGTTGTAGGGTTGATAGGGTGGGTGGCAAGAGACTTGGTGTGTGTATGCTGGACTCCACGAGTAGAGTCTCCACATACTTCCACCACCTTGGTGAGGAGTTGCCACTTCGTGGCGTAATGGGTTCTGGAACCATATTCTTCACGTCCTGCAATTTCCGATGCGCCTTTTGCCAAAACGCTGATATAAGTAGGGATAGGTTTAATGGCGTTGTGATGAATCCTAGGCAAATAGCTTCGGCAGCGGTTATTCTCAGGCTCGAGGGTGTTCACAACATTAACTGGGTTGGTGGTGAACCAACACCGCACCTGCACAATATTGTTGAGACAATAAGGTTGATTGCAAACCAGGGCATTAAAGTTCTTGAGGGATTAAGCAATGATGAGTACGATGCCGTGCTCTCGGTAAAGGCGGACTTCATACCCTACAATTTCTCCAGGGATTGGGCATCGTATGATAATGAACTTAACGTGCCAATGCTCTGGAATAGCAACTTCTACATGACCGTGGAAACCACAAAATTGCTCAGGGTTTTAATGGACATTTGGCTCCCCGACTTTAAATACGGAAATAATAAGTGTGCCTTTAGGATATCTAGGATTCCAAGGTATTTTGAGGTTGTCTCGAGAAATCATAAGCTTGTCTATGATTGGGGTGAGGACATGATAATTAGGCACCTTGTGATGCCAGGTCATGTAGAGGATGACTCCAAGCCCGTACTTAAGTGGATAGCTGACAACATGCCTGGGGTCTTGGTTAACATAATGGATCAGTACAGGCCTGAGAACGAGACTGACCCAGATTCACCGAGGTTCAACCCTGAATTTAGGGAATTGGCTAGGAGACCGAGTAGAGAGGAGTTGATGGAGGTTTATAGGTACGCAAGGGATTTAGGCCTTAACTTTGAGTTAATTAGTTTTGAGAAGAGGATTGACATTAAGTACCTGGGTGATGAGGATTCACTAATTGAAAGACTCGACAACCTCTAA
- the ribH gene encoding 6,7-dimethyl-8-ribityllumazine synthase, which produces MADRVRLAIVVAEFNYDVTYLMLQKAIEHAKFLGAEVTYVAKVPGTYDMPIIVDELLRRDDVDAVAAISAVIQGETKHDEVVAHQAARKLMDLSVEHKKPVGMGIIGPGANRMQALERAEEYARRAVEAAVKLARRFELLRGSKYTGTTVFIE; this is translated from the coding sequence ATGGCAGATAGGGTTAGGCTTGCGATTGTGGTTGCGGAGTTTAATTATGATGTCACGTACTTAATGCTTCAGAAGGCGATCGAGCATGCGAAATTCTTAGGTGCTGAGGTTACATACGTCGCCAAGGTGCCTGGTACATACGACATGCCCATAATAGTTGATGAGTTGCTTAGGAGGGATGATGTTGATGCTGTGGCTGCGATAAGTGCCGTGATTCAGGGTGAGACTAAGCATGATGAGGTTGTGGCTCACCAGGCAGCTAGGAAGTTGATGGATCTCTCTGTAGAGCATAAGAAGCCTGTTGGCATGGGGATAATTGGTCCTGGGGCCAATAGGATGCAGGCGCTGGAGAGGGCTGAGGAGTATGCGAGGAGGGCTGTGGAGGCCGCGGTTAAGTTGGCAAGGAGGTTCGAGTTATTGAGGGGTAGTAAGTACACGGGTACCACGGTATTCATAGAGTGA
- the yjjX gene encoding inosine/xanthosine triphosphatase produces the protein MILVALGSRNPNKVRGTELAFRIAGLRANVVSIEPPGDLSPEPIGLDEIINGAIRRARYAIGIVRNAEFGVGIEAGIIRVKGFEEGVDVTIAAIIDGSGKVTLGFSPGFMVPRKFMNEVVRGVELNDVVSRYYGEPNIGRKYGLIGTLTRRFIDRIVLNTEAVYMALIPRMPWNTELFRG, from the coding sequence GTGATACTCGTAGCCCTTGGTTCAAGGAACCCAAATAAGGTTAGAGGTACTGAGTTAGCATTTAGGATCGCTGGCCTTAGAGCCAACGTGGTCTCTATCGAACCACCTGGCGACCTATCCCCCGAACCCATTGGCCTTGATGAAATTATCAATGGGGCGATTAGGAGGGCTCGGTATGCGATTGGTATCGTGAGGAATGCCGAGTTTGGTGTTGGTATTGAGGCAGGGATAATTAGGGTTAAGGGTTTTGAGGAGGGCGTTGATGTGACTATTGCGGCAATAATTGATGGAAGTGGTAAGGTAACCCTTGGCTTTAGCCCTGGATTTATGGTGCCCAGGAAATTCATGAACGAAGTAGTGCGAGGGGTCGAGTTAAATGATGTTGTTAGTAGGTATTATGGAGAACCCAACATAGGCAGGAAGTATGGGTTAATTGGCACATTAACTAGGAGATTTATAGACAGGATCGTACTAAATACGGAGGCTGTTTACATGGCATTAATTCCCAGGATGCCGTGGAATACAGAATTATTTAGGGGTTGA